Proteins encoded by one window of Collimonas fungivorans:
- the gorA gene encoding glutathione-disulfide reductase: protein MSFDVDLFVIGAGSGGVRAARFAAGFGARVAVAESRYLGGTCVNVGCVPKKFLVYGAHFSEDFEQASSFGWTAGKPQFDWNTLIANKNREIHRLNEVYRGLLLNSGVALHEGHARLLDKHTVEINGQHISAANILVATGSWPQVPDIPGKEFATTSNEAFFLKELPRRVLVVGGGYIAVEFASIFHGLGAQTSLLYRGDLFLRGFDHGVRQHLNDEFKKKGVDLQFKADIASIAKRADGSLQATLKDGRVLDTDCVFYATGRRPMLDNLGLENVDVALDAKGFVKVDQEYRSSEPSILALGDVIGKVQLTPVALAEGMAVARRLFRPEEYRPVDYHLIPTAVFSLPNIGTVGLTEEQAQAAGHKLKIFETKFRPMKLSLGDYHEKTMMKLIVDADSDKVLGCHMVGPDAGEIIQGIAVALRAGATKRVFDDTIGIHPTSAEEFVTLRTPRPD from the coding sequence ATGTCTTTTGATGTCGACCTGTTTGTCATCGGCGCCGGTTCCGGCGGTGTGCGCGCGGCGCGCTTTGCCGCCGGTTTCGGCGCTCGCGTAGCGGTGGCGGAAAGTCGTTACCTGGGCGGCACCTGCGTCAACGTCGGCTGCGTGCCGAAAAAATTCCTGGTCTATGGCGCCCATTTCAGCGAGGACTTCGAACAAGCCTCCAGTTTTGGCTGGACTGCCGGCAAGCCGCAGTTCGACTGGAACACGCTGATCGCCAACAAGAACCGCGAGATCCACCGGCTCAACGAAGTCTATCGCGGTCTGCTGCTCAACAGCGGCGTCGCCTTGCATGAGGGCCATGCCAGGCTGCTGGACAAACACACGGTGGAGATCAACGGCCAGCACATCAGCGCCGCCAACATCCTGGTCGCCACCGGCAGCTGGCCGCAAGTGCCGGATATCCCGGGCAAGGAATTCGCCACCACCTCCAACGAAGCGTTCTTCCTCAAGGAATTGCCGCGCCGCGTGCTGGTGGTCGGCGGCGGCTACATCGCCGTCGAATTCGCTTCCATCTTCCATGGCCTGGGCGCGCAGACCAGCCTGCTGTACCGCGGCGACCTGTTCCTGCGCGGATTCGACCATGGCGTGCGCCAGCACCTGAACGACGAATTCAAGAAGAAGGGCGTCGACCTGCAGTTCAAGGCCGATATCGCCAGCATCGCGAAACGTGCCGACGGCAGTTTGCAGGCCACCTTGAAAGACGGCCGCGTGCTCGATACCGACTGCGTGTTCTACGCTACCGGCCGGCGGCCGATGCTGGACAACCTGGGCCTGGAGAATGTCGACGTGGCGCTGGACGCCAAGGGTTTTGTCAAGGTCGACCAGGAATACCGCAGCTCGGAACCCAGCATCCTGGCCTTGGGCGACGTTATCGGCAAGGTGCAGCTGACGCCGGTGGCGCTGGCGGAAGGCATGGCGGTCGCGCGGCGCTTGTTCCGCCCCGAGGAATACCGTCCGGTCGACTATCACCTGATCCCGACCGCGGTATTCAGTTTGCCGAATATCGGCACGGTGGGGCTCACGGAAGAACAGGCGCAGGCCGCCGGCCACAAGCTGAAGATCTTCGAGACAAAATTCCGGCCGATGAAGCTGAGCCTTGGCGACTATCATGAAAAAACCATGATGAAGCTGATCGTCGACGCCGATAGCGACAAGGTGCTCGGCTGCCACATGGTGGGGCCGGACGCCGGCGAAATCATCCAGGGCATTGCCGTGGCCTTGCGCGCGGGCGCGACCAAACGCGTGTTCGACGACACCATCGGCATCCATCCTACTTCTGCCGAAGAGTTCGTCACGCTGAGGACACCGCGGCCGGATTGA